A stretch of the Sphingosinithalassobacter tenebrarum genome encodes the following:
- a CDS encoding FliH/SctL family protein: protein MSDFVPGFASRQVAAEDALERAFGDTGGSHDFSPGEAMRVVGRPEPVQAEPDAQAAADAEAPVQPRHFSPANPGTNPTEGWDPFAGEVTPPAPEPTGFSDPIAAAREKGFAEGRAAAQAEAAAARGQELALLEQVSQSLSAGTHFDRDRLAAQIRQTVIHLVTRMVGELGISPELLAGRIEAAVEMLADSAESALLRVHPDDVELLTDRLPANVFPVGDPNLTRGSFVIESASTIVEDGPDLWIEQLAEAIDRVPIPPTC from the coding sequence ATGTCTGATTTCGTTCCCGGTTTCGCCAGCCGCCAGGTCGCGGCGGAGGATGCACTCGAACGCGCGTTCGGCGACACGGGCGGGTCGCACGACTTTTCGCCCGGAGAGGCGATGCGAGTCGTCGGACGGCCCGAGCCGGTGCAGGCCGAACCCGATGCCCAAGCTGCTGCCGATGCCGAAGCGCCGGTGCAGCCGCGCCATTTCAGCCCCGCCAATCCCGGCACCAATCCGACCGAGGGATGGGATCCCTTCGCCGGCGAGGTGACGCCGCCGGCGCCCGAGCCGACGGGCTTTTCCGATCCGATCGCCGCCGCGCGCGAAAAGGGCTTTGCCGAAGGGCGCGCCGCCGCCCAGGCCGAGGCCGCCGCGGCGCGCGGCCAGGAACTCGCGCTGCTCGAACAGGTGTCGCAGTCGCTGTCGGCGGGGACGCATTTCGATCGCGACCGGCTTGCCGCGCAGATCCGCCAGACGGTGATCCATCTCGTGACGCGGATGGTGGGCGAACTGGGGATCTCGCCCGAGCTGCTCGCCGGGCGGATCGAGGCGGCGGTGGAGATGCTTGCCGACAGTGCCGAATCGGCGCTGTTGCGCGTCCATCCCGACGATGTCGAATTGCTGACCGACCGGCTGCCCGCAAACGTCTTTCCCGTCGGCGACCCCAATCTCACGCGCGGCAGCTTCGTGATCGAAAGCGCCTCGACGATCGTCGAGGACGGCCCCGATCTCTGGATCGAGCAGCTTGCCGAAGCGATCGATCGCGTTCCGATTCCGCCGACATGCTGA
- the fliG gene encoding flagellar motor switch protein FliG — MNAPMRHFTGVERAAVLMMLVGEEEAAAILQKLDPEEVRSLGKAMFAVADVSEMEVETVLDDFVYKARERTGVRFDPGPRIQGMMTRALGPERAESVLARIMPAQQQSGIELLEWFEPEEIASMIETEHPQIAAVLLANLDPDIAAKVFEALPETVQPQILRRVARLGPVPPDAIEELKTMLQTRAAARKKPTTGLQLGGTREAAKILSGARKATEAKVMPKLSKLDKKLAKEIEEAMFVFDNLLELDDKNLSTLIRSIDGDILTRALKGVEEEDRNRFLGCMSSRAADSIRDEMEARGPMKMVEVLEAQKEMIAIARALVKDGTIQMPGSEDDDYV; from the coding sequence GTGAACGCGCCGATGCGCCATTTCACCGGCGTCGAACGCGCCGCGGTGCTGATGATGCTCGTCGGCGAGGAAGAGGCCGCGGCGATCCTGCAGAAGCTCGATCCCGAGGAAGTCCGCTCCCTCGGCAAGGCGATGTTCGCCGTCGCCGATGTCAGCGAGATGGAAGTCGAGACCGTGCTCGACGATTTCGTCTACAAGGCGCGCGAGCGGACCGGCGTACGCTTCGATCCCGGCCCGCGCATCCAGGGAATGATGACGCGAGCGCTCGGCCCCGAGCGCGCCGAAAGCGTGCTGGCGCGGATCATGCCCGCACAGCAGCAATCGGGTATCGAGCTGCTCGAATGGTTCGAGCCCGAGGAAATCGCCTCGATGATCGAGACCGAGCATCCGCAGATCGCCGCCGTGCTGCTCGCCAATCTCGATCCCGATATTGCCGCCAAGGTGTTCGAGGCGCTGCCCGAAACGGTGCAGCCGCAGATATTGCGCCGCGTGGCGCGGCTCGGCCCGGTGCCGCCCGACGCGATCGAGGAACTGAAGACGATGCTTCAGACCCGCGCCGCGGCACGCAAGAAGCCGACGACGGGACTGCAGCTGGGCGGCACGCGTGAAGCGGCCAAGATCCTTTCGGGCGCCCGCAAGGCGACCGAGGCGAAAGTGATGCCGAAGCTCTCCAAGCTCGACAAGAAGCTCGCCAAGGAAATCGAAGAGGCCATGTTCGTCTTCGACAATCTGCTCGAGCTGGACGACAAGAATCTCTCGACGCTGATCCGCAGCATCGATGGCGACATCCTCACCCGCGCGCTCAAGGGCGTCGAGGAAGAGGATCGCAATCGCTTCCTCGGCTGCATGTCGAGCCGCGCCGCCGACAGCATTCGCGACGAAATGGAAGCGCGCGGCCCGATGAAGATGGTCGAGGTGCTCGAGGCGCAGAAGGAAATGATCGCGATTGCCCGTGCGCTGGTGAAGGACGGTACGATCCAGATGCCCGGCAGCGAGGACGACGACTATGTCTGA